Sequence from the Hirundo rustica isolate bHirRus1 chromosome 9, bHirRus1.pri.v3, whole genome shotgun sequence genome:
AACTGTGTAGTGTGCCTCTCAAATCAaaaatgaatgcagaaaaagctttttctccGTTTTCTCAAAGCTAAAATCCCTGCACAGTGGAGAAAGGTAAATCCAAAAAATGCCATATCAAACTGTTTTGAAGGACAACTGTTGCTTCAAGTTCGTATTTAAGAATATGGTGCTCATAAATGCTTAGCTCTGTCTCAAACAAATGCAGGTGCCTTTTTGTTGCTCTTTTCCATTAACTGAGTTAAATTACATTACTTTCTTCATAATGTTTCTGTAGATCCAAACCAGAGAAAGATGGGCAAGAGAAGAAGCGACACCGAAGTTCTCGTGCTTTTCATGATGCAGATGGAAGATCCCGGGAAAAATCTCCAAGGAGAAGCAAAACCCCAGATGGTTCTTCAGTTCAacctgaaaagcagaagaaaatagtGATCCAGTTTAAAGCCAAAGAAATCAAACATGGCAAAACCACCCGCACTCCTGATGTGGTTACTGCCAGCAAGGAAAGAAGTCGCTCTGATGGAATAGAAGGAAAaaggctctggcacagctttgaACTTCAGAGGGACAAGGCattgaagaaaaagagagaaaaagctgaACTCTGTAAACTCAAGCTAAAAGCAGAACAGGCGATGATAGAAAAGTTTAAGTCCTCTGTGTATGAGGTACCACATAAAAAAGCAGAGGGCTCAAAAAAGCAGAGTGAGAATGTCAGAATTCCCAAAAAGTCacctgacagctctgcagggactgGGCATGGTGATAGGGCTGCCAATAAGGAGCCAAGTGCATTATCTAGCTTctgggaagaagaggaggaagaagaataTAAGGACTTTGCTGTGAAAAAGAGGCACACGAGTAAACACAGATCATCACACTCCTCATCTGAAACTCCACCACGACGGGACTCTCGGAAGCGCAAAAAACACAGCGCTGGTTCTCCTAAAGCTCCTGAGCGCTCAGGAACTAAAGAAGGCCACTTGGAAGCCACAGCACTGTGTTTTAAGCAGGTAATAAGAACCACGTTCTTTGTGTTACTTAGATGTTTCAGGATGGTTTCTTACTGGCAGACAGGTTTATATGAGCAGACTGTCTTCCTACAGAATCCAGCCAGCTTTCATAGCTAACTAGGTGGATTTTTCTGATCCCAATGTAAACCTTGCTTCCATGTTCCTCAGCTAAATGTTAAACAGATCAGAAGAGTAAAGGTCTTGTATGTTGGGACTGTGTCTGCGCAGATGCTTCCATGGCcttgctgctggggctgtggaaTACTTCAGTTTAGGTATAAATCaactgattttttgttttgagctGATATGgttatttcattttttgaatGGATAAACTGAACCAATGGAAACTTGCTGCCAGACAGTGCATTGCTCATGGAGTAATACCAGGAGAACTTGGGGTGGATATGGGACTAAACTGGTATGTGTGCTGCAGAACTTCCCTTTTATCTGTTTGTTTCTAAGCTCAGGATGAGGTGCAGAGCGAAACACAAGCTGGATCTTGACATGGGGGCTTTTTGCTGTTGGTCTGGTGTAAATGCCCAGAATCTTTGGAGATTCCAGCTTGTGTTACGGCAGTGTGAGcgttttgtgtgtgtgctaaGAGTTATTACGTGCAAAGCTGGGGAGTCATTGAGGTTGGAAGGTGCCTCTGGCACATCCAGTCCGGCCCCCTTGCTCACctcacaacctctctgggcagcctggtcaAGCATCTTCTGTGTAAGAAAAGGTGGGGGGTTAATGGTCAGCTGGAATTTGCTGTGTAATCCActgttatttattaaaagaaagcCATTCATCTAAGCCCTGTTAAAATGATACTGTAGATGCTAATAACTGTAGTTTATGTTCCCTGTTCACTTGGGAATACCCAGTGTTCTATAAAAAGCCCTATAAGATGTGTGTTGTTCTTCTGTTCCTGCTTGTTCTAGAATGTTGAGGTCCCGTGCACATCTGACTCCTACCAGGGAGGTGAGGTCAGAAAGCCTGTGCCTGTCTCAAAGGTGAGTGAGTGACGTGTTAAACACCGTAAGGCTGGATTCCAGAATTCCTGATGTGGGAATACTCCCTTGTACCTCAGTATTCCTTGATCTTTTGTGATGTTGGTAGGGtgtgtttgtggtgtttttaaTTCTCCCTACAGAGCTCTGAAGACTCTCCACCGCTTCAAGACAGTCAGAACGCAGAAACAGACCAAGAGGTTGGTAATGCTTTCATTTAACACTTCTGAGTTGTCTTAAAGACCAAGGGTACCGAGGCTGTGTAACTGGACAATTCCACTGCCTTTCCTAGTATTTGGCATTGTTGATTCATGATCTATGCTCAAATGTGGAGCATTTATTTGGAAAACTAAGCAAacttgctgcagtgctgctaaTCAGGAACTTTCTGAGATAAAGAGTATCTCTTCTGTTACCAAGTGCAACAAAAGGGCCTTCATAGTTGCTAACGTGCTCCAGCTATCTCGTTTTTCATCCTCTTAACATTTTAGTTGGAAGAGAGACATCTCTTTTAAGAAGTGCCTGTTAGGAAAATTGCAGTTTGTGTAGCAAAAAAATCTAGCATAGTTCTTGAATACCATGTAGCAAGGTCATAAATCTTTCTAGGCCATATTTTGGATGTCTCTAGTGGAGCATATACAGAAGTTCTCATGGATTCACTTTTCCTGTACTGACTTAAAATTTTTCAGACATCATTTTGAGGCAATTTTAACAGTTTTAATGCAAAAGTATCTTTTGGAGGAATAATTATGAAGTGATTCCTTTCAGTGGATTGCACACATGCACATTTTCTCCCCGTAGATGCAGATAGTCGAAGACTTGCACGTTGCTCGTGTGGAGAAGAGGATGGCCCTGTCTGTAGTACAGACCTGTGGAGAACTTACAAGCATGGAGATAGATCTTCCAGAACaggatttaaatatttctgctggTATGGCATGATTGGTGGCAACAAGTAATTACAGTATTGATGGTCTGAGTAGGGAGCACACAACtgattatttctgctgttttctctttttttctcttcccctaGGGGCTTTTAGTTCTGGTCTGAACATCCTAGTGGTGATTGACACAAATATAATGATTAGTCACCTTGAGTTTGTGAGATCCCTGAAATCTGAGGATATACCTGGTATGCAAATATGTTCTGATGAGTAAGACATTGTAGGAAAAACAGATGCTGTAAGAGCTTCAGGCTACCTGAAGGAAACTAGGCACAGGGCTCCTTAAAAAGGCAGCAGGTTTCATGCAGGGGCAGAAGGCACACACTTGAGAGCTTGGTTCTGTGAACCTGAACAAGCTGCATCCTAGGGAAACCACAGCTGTGCAAGCAGAACCTACTGTGCTCATAGCCCATGTACCTGCAGAGAATCCTGGCAGATTTTCCCAGGAATATGCTTGAATTCTTAGCAGTAAATAAGTCTTAACCCTTTCTAAGAACATAATTTAAGCTTTTAACCCCTTACTAGTGATAATTCTGTTTTCAAgtctccatttctttttctagaaaTACAGAACAGTCTAAAAAGTGTTGAGCAGTGCTTTGTGTCTTGGTAAAGGTGGCAGAACTGAGCGATTTCTTAGGAATTCAGAATGCAAACCCTGGCTTTAATATCTGCCTCTAATATGCTGGGAAGCTGTTGGTTATTTAATGTTTGCACGATTAGGGTCATGCATGTCAGTTCTTGGCATATCTGGAATCTCTTAGAATGCTTAGGGTGCTTTGATGCTTTCAGCTAATGAGTATAGTTATTCCAGCCACCTGGAAAATACCTTTCCTTAGGGCCTGAGTGATTTTCAGGAGCATGTCAGGCTGTATTTCTTATCCCAGGTTAGGAATGCTGTTGTCTTTGGTACACTGAGATGCCTTTCTAGAATTCTGCAGCTCCCAGTTTCTGGTCCTGCGCCAGACCCACTATGTTGAGAAGGTTGCTGATTCCCAGCCTATTTCTTACAAAGTAGATGgttattaatacatttttttcaaaattcatttCTCATAATgtgaatgagaaagaaaatggttGAAGTATTTGTCATGGGTGGACCAACAGAACAGTCATTAACCTTCTGATTTACtctgtatttcatttaaaagctTAAAAGTTCAGCCCATGCTTAGCTACAGATAAAACCATGGTCCAATAGCCACACTTCCTGTTCCTGGTTTAGGAGTGCTGGTTGGCAGTGAACACAagcctttgctgcttttttttgcGGCTTGCTTTGGCCCAGTGACTACTGTGGTCACTCGGGTGTATGCAACCTGGTATTCCAGCTCCTGGTTCACCTTGCTGCAACATCTTACAGCGGGTGTGTGCCAAGATAATTGCTGCAAATATGTGTTATAATGTCAAAGTGTTCTGCTGATCAAAATTGTGTTTCCCTTCTGTTTGCCTAGTATTGTCACTTTTCTGTGTAATCAGTGTAGTGCCAGATTGAGGTTAGAGTAAAAAGAGGGAAGTCAGcctttttcagctgttttttgaATGCTAGATTCTCTTGAGCAAGGAATATGAAAACTattggtaaaaagaaaaaaaggtgtgaACTTGCATAAATATGATGCTTGAATTGAAAGTTTTCTGTGGTAGTTTGTGTTGCTTCTGCAAATACCTTTGTTTATTGGTGGTGGTATTTTCCTTCCAGGAGTTGATAGACTTACATTAATAATTCCCTGGGTCGTCCTACAAGAGCTGGACAACTTGAAGAAGGGGAGAATGTTGCAGCATGTTCGGGACAAAGCTATCCCTGCAGTGCAGTTCATCTACAAGTGTCTCAAGAACCAGGATTCCAAACTGTGGGGGCAATCCATGCAGCTGGCTTCTGAAAAAATGTGTAATACATGTGTGATCCATTTGTGCTGGGTGCTTCATCCTTGCACTTCGCCTAGTGGCAACCTTAGAATTCTGAGTTTAATGGAGATTTCTTCACTCTGCTGTTGGCTAATTAAAATGAGCTAATTTCTTACAGCAGCCTTCAGAGTGTATCCAAGGCTGTGACATGCAAATGTCTTCACTATCTACTGTTTCCCCAGTTGTTTCTCACTTTCACCTTACGCTTGCATCCTTGTGTGGGGAGTGTTAAATGTCCAGAGAGCACCATGAGTGCACTGAGGTGTTCGCAAGGCTGACCTGTGCCCACACCCCTGAGCTGTGTCTGCGCTGCCTTTGCAGATGGGCTGAGCGACGAGAACAACGACGACCGcgtcctgcagtgctgcctgcagtaccagaagctcttcccacaagCTCTTGTCGTCCTCTGCACGTGAGTTCCTGGCTGCCTTTAGCTCTCCTGCCACACTGCTTAtaaatcaggcttaaagaaagAGCAGGTTTTGAAGTAAGCTTTTGGAAGGGCAATCACCGTCTTAGGAGCTAGAGCAGAAGGGTTTAATAAACCGCTACAGTTGGAGATGGAATCACCTTTATGAGCTTGAGGCCTGAAATAGAATTCAGCTTACTCAATATTCAAATTTAAAACTTGCTAAAGCATAGTTTTATCAGATTTTATTCTGGTTTCTCATAAAAAATTTTACAGAAGTtacaaagtagaaaaaaatatgtgaattaAGGATTGAGATCCAGTTAGAgacttttttcctgttcccagCCAGGTGAGCAGAAGCAAACAAGGGGTTAACCTTAGAAAGAGGGAAGCTGGGGatggttctgctgctgttcctgttttgctgctgttcctgtttgTGAGGATAACAGCTGACCTCTGGGTACTGATTATGAATTTCATACAAGCAGGTGAAGCCAGCTTGAAGGACTAATAACTCCTTGGCTCTTCTTACTCTGGTCTTGGCTAGAATCAGTTCCTGCACAGTTCAGTGAGTGGGGTTAAAACTCTGGGCACAGTTTGGATTCTTCAGGTTGACACAGGTGGTTGctgaaaatgctgtttcagtCACAGTATTCATAGGATAGTGATGGTAGTTTTAAGTTTCACTGATCACAAAACAGGAGGTGACTTCAGAACTGCttttgatgccttgggaaggctgacctggaacagagactgggcagagtTAGAGctaaagtagatatttattgaaagacCTCTAGGATACACCtggggcaggacaagagcctgaccagggctacaccctGGTGGActtaaaatggtcacaaaatggatgatgggtcacaaggtctcacacttttataagttttggtccatttgcatattggggttttattgtccaattacagcttcagggtgtgaggtcccatccttcttgttcctcccttcactcctccattgtttgtgcttttggactgaaagctgtccttggtcttcatcaggaaaaggatttgttttgtcttcctaCTCTGTGAAGGGAGCTGACTAACACttaatgtgaggctcagaactacacccctaggcagcacagaatctgaaaatgtgaaagctaaaacttaaggcatcagtttTCATCCAGAAATCCCTTTATCCTCTACCAATATAAACAATGGAAATTTTTGAGAAAGTACTGGGATGCAACTTTGtcctgtatttttaaagtagttctgctggagcagaacCTCAGAGTGGCACCTGGGACAGTGATTTGGCCAGCAGAATAGTTAAAAAGAGTCTCAACAAGGAGAATTAACTGTAGCCATCAAATAAGATAGTACCGTCTTAGAATTAttgcctgctttgctttctgagATCATAGCAACTAAGCATCACTGCTTTAGTAATTATAGCTATTGTTTTCTTAAACCTAGACCCTGAAACACTTTTTATGTTTCTCATTTTTACGtaattttctggtttaattGTTTGAACTGCTTCTAATTGCTTGAGAAAGGGAATTTCATCTGTATAATGAAGTTCACAAAATAAGTTTTCCAAATACAGTTTTTTCAGTGTgctgcttttattccttttttgaCAACAATTAATTCTTTTCTAGGGATGATAAAAATTTGTGTAATAAAGCCATTGTGAGTGAGGTCAAGGCATTCTGCAAAGCTGATCTGGTCACTGCTCTGCAGAATGTGAATGCAAACAGGCCCCagagctctgaggagctgcagcagccaaagcagGGTGAGTCTGCGGAATATGCTGGCTTGTGAGTGTGTAAAAATCAGCAGTGTAGAGGAAGAACAGTTGCCACTATATCTTCAGTTTTCATATGCTTTGAATCTTTAagaatgtttttttgtttaggaAAGGTTTTCTGAAAGTTTGAGACATTAATTAAACCATCTGTCTCAGAGCTCTAGGAAATTCAAATatgatgtatttttattttatagaatAAAACACTGCAATAATTCCCAGTGTTTAGAGTAATATAAAAGGTATCCTGAACTTTTTGGGACTGAAGgaggttttttcatttttccaaagATCCAGGTACAGCTTACAGAGCTCAGAAGTGATCCTCTTTTGCTTGCTGATAACCCTGCTGGCTGTATATGATCTAggttatttaaggaaaaaagatatGTGGAGTAGGATCACTAATGAATAATACTGTGGGGAAATTAACCTTCGTGGTTAGTAgctcttaattaaaaatacacacagtACAAGTGGGTATAACTGGAAATACTTGAAACTTAATGAGGTATAGCACATCTGCTTTATAAACTAAAGTGCAGTCTGTCTTTATTTATGGGGACAAATTCTTCATGTACTATCAACATGAATGAGATGTAAACCTAGtttcaataaataccttttttgtCATTGGTTTTACAGATGCAGAACTTGGGAAGACAAGAGGCAGTGCTGGTTTTACTGCACAATTCCCAAATGTGATTCCAGACCTTGAAAGGAACTTAGGAGAAGCTTTGTCTTGTATTCTGGAGACTGAAATGAAACTTGCATTTGGAAACCTGTGGATGGAGGTGGTTTCTTACATCATCTTGCTTGATATTTTTGATTATTGAGAGCTTTGAATGTCCTTGGTATTTCATTGCTATTAATACCTGTGCCAAGTCATCCAGGTCCCCGATATCACTGACAGGGAACAGCTCAGTGTTCACTtctaatatttcattttatagcTAGATTATCCTGTTTGACCACTAATGTGCAACATGTGCAGTATTTTATTAGAATTATAATGACACACTAACAGGGGTGCTGGTTTCTCAATGTGAAGTTTCAGAATTCTTTTTATTAGTGGCATTAAAATTcaatttcagcttttccagtCAAGTAAATCCCTGCACTGTAAAAACAGCCTGCAAGAAATCATTCTGTCATGTTCTGTATAATATTTGTTGCAGGCATTTCTTCCCCACCAGAACAGATGTGGATAAAACTGTTCACGGCTAAATTGATTCCAGTGCAGAGACAGAATGACAAGGGTACTAAGGAGAACCTCTAAACACACTTGCAAAAGTATTGTTTGCAGAAGATAAATACCCATGTACAAGGCATTTTCAAATCGTCTGTGCTTTAATTTAGATTCCATTTTATAGCTGATGGGGGTTGTTAAAAGTTGAAATTTATTGCAGATAAGCCTCTGTGGCTTTAAAAATCCTCCAGAATCATGGAGTGACTGTTGTTTCCCAAGATGCTTTGATTAACTGCTAAACTTTTAATCTCTTCTCTATTCACtttgttaatttcttttaatcagTGTTCTTCAAACACGGGTTTCACTTGATAGTAGTGAATTCTGAGGTTTTTTGCAATACGTGTATTTTACTTCATGTATAAATAGTcacaatgtttatttttactttgtaaCAGTACTGGAAAATCAAAGGCATATTAACTgttgttctttttgttcttgttaCTGTTGGCTTTTGTGCACAAGTAACTCATTAGATCAGTTTTGAGATAAATCAAAAGTACTAAGAGTTTTTGAGGAAAGGGTAACCACAAATCATGAGACTGACTATTTGTGCATTTGTTTCTGACTCAGCATCACTGTTTAACCCATGGTGCTGCTGAATCAAATCTTTTTTAATAGATAAACTTGTTTAAATCTGGACATGGTCTTACTTCTGAGGAATCGCTGAAATTCTCTGTTAGCTGTCACAAAATGATCACATTCTTGAAGAACAGAGCAGTTGTGGAATGTATGGGAATATGTCTAAATGGAAACCAGCCTTTGAATGTATAACGTACTCTCTTCCAGATCCTGTATCTGAAGCCACCATGGACCTTAGCAAACCTGCTGAAATGTTATAAAAAACACTGGATGGCTGTTTTTGGTTATGTGGTGCCAAGGAGTTTACTTTCAACCATTGAATGTCTTTCTAAACACCTTTATGCAGGTAACAGTCCCTGAGAACGTTAACTGTAAACTTGTAGAAAGCCTCCCTGTTCTGGTTTGAATTATAGAACTGACTGTATGTATTAATGGTCACCAAAGGCTCggaattctttttaaaaagcaaataatccttttccctcctttgccCCCATGTTGCATGTGACCAAATGATCTGCATTCACCAAAAATTATGGAGGAGCAAAGGATATTTAATGTGGTATGTGAAGGCAGGgaggtttgttttaaaaataagccaatcaaaaaaaacccacaaaccttCTATTTGTTTAAAGATGTCTTTGAGCATTTCATTTTGACAGACTTGGTGAactcccccagagggtgctggaaTGGGCatggccccagggctgccagagctccaggagtgtttggacaacactccAAGGATGCActgggtgggattgttggggtgtctgtgcagggccatgGGTTGGACCCCGTGATCCTGGTGGGTCTCTTCCCACTCAGGATATCCTGTGATTTCTTGGTTCTACCTCTTTGGGATATTTCTGTTCTCCAGAATTATTTTAGATATGCCAGTTGATCCTCATGAAAGATCCCAGGATAAATTTGGAAGACTTAGTTAAGGAGTGAGCAGTCTCATGCAAGTTTCTCTGAGGTTGTTGTACATGATGCTTCTGAACCATTTTCCAGGCTTTTCATGTGCTTCTGTTGATCTAGGTATTTGAGTATTAAATTTGTCTGCCAAGATTGTTAAATCctaactgttttttttctccctcttacATCAATGTCTAATTATCAGATAAACCATTTGACTCCTCAACAGTGCATATCCTGCTCCAGGAATCCAAAAAACTGCTCCATGCGTTCAGCTGCAGGTCAGACTACAACGGTGTCCTGCCCCAAGCTTATGCTGAAGTGACAAAACTCTGTGAGACCCTTGGGGAGGTAAGGGCAGCTTTGGTGTTTGTCCACCTCACCCCATCCTCATGGTGTCCCACGTTCCAAACCTAGCttagattttttaattattccccTCATTTCCACTGATTTCTTCAAGAAATGTTGCTGGGGTGTTTTCTAAATGAAGAGACCCTGACTTTAACTTTTACTTTCATGAAGCGAATATCTgctgacacatttttttcctaatacaaATGAGTTAGTATTGGAAGGGTGattgaaaaacattattttgtctTAGTTTTCTGTTGCATTTATATCTGATGGCCCTTAGAGATTAAAtttgctggttttccttcttaCCTGGCTCCCATACTGCTGTTCTTAAGTGTGTTATTTCAGCTTCCATTGTCTTCATAGCTGAAGAAGGGACTCCTTTGTGTCACATGGTTTGTGACGGTTACTGGGGATTGTCCTGACACCTTTTGTGTTCTCAGAAGTTGGTCTTcactcccagctcagctctgagtTGCTGTGGAGGAAATTCCAACTATCTTGTTGTATGGTTAGTGTCAGTTCTGTATGTAGTGGCATAAGAATTGGAGTCATGAGCATGGATGAAATATTTGGATTTATGGGAAAGAAGATAGGTCAGACCAGCTGTAAAGAGTTCTTGGTGTCTTTGGAAAAGgctgaaggggaaagaaaggtCAGGATTCACCTGAGCTGGGACCTCTGTGCGATGCAGTCAGCCCTGACCCTGAGTTTCTGCTGTCATGAGAACCAGGCTGAAACTGTCTGAAAACTTGTCAGGaaggaaattcctccctgtcagggtggtgaggctctggcccagggtgcccagagaagctgtggctgccttcccctggatccctggaagtgtcccaggccaggctggacagggcttagagcaacctgggctagtggaaggtgtccctgcccatggcaggggaggcactggatgggctttaatgtcccttccagcccaaaccattgaGAGAGGCTTTGGATACAGAGACTAACCAAGGTGACTCAGAGAGTTCAGCCTTGATTTCTTGagcattgctttaaaaaaaatctgtagaaaTGTGTAGATCTGGTTTCCTGAAGTAGGAGCCAAATACATTGATTATTTGTTTGCTGAACTGTTTTATAAGGTGAGGGCAGACAGTGAGCAGGATTTATCAGAAGACATCATGgttctttcagaaaatgctgCGTGTGAAAAAATGGAAGCCACGGTGCCCAATCTGCAAAGCACTGAGGAAAAAGAGCTATATCCCAGCTTTCATGTGGCTCAGGAAAACAGGCACCAGGAAATTTGGTCGGTCCTGGAAGGTGTTTGGAACACCATGAACTTGTACAGGTACAGCTTGCTAAAGGGGCTCAGAAATAACATGTTACCTTAGATAACTTTCAAACAAGCACACTTTAGAAACTGTGCTTTTTTTACCTTGTAATTAATCAATTGACCCAaatcctccctgccctccaaaATCTCACAACCTGTCACACAAAAGTTGGGAGCATGCAAATTGTTATGTTAGtctgctgctctttttctgTGTAGCAGCTGAAATGGGTTGCCCTAGAAAATGAAGTTGAAAACCTCACAAGTGTGAGACATCCGTGAAAATCTTACACTTACCCGTAAAATAGCATCTGagatattaattttcttgtggttattttctttctaaacccAGTGGAGGTCTACTGGCTTATGTAAAATTCTGTATCCTATTTTAaatcttgaaaattaatttaaaatagaaaacatgTCGTTAAGCAAAATTCTTCACTTTCTGAAATTCCTTTCTCGTGTAAACTCAGAATTGCATGAAATTACCTCCTCTTCCATCTGGATGTTTTatcattgcttttattttggttatttttgaaaaatctgcTGGAAACTCATGCAATGCCCTATCTTCTGTTAAAATTCTGCATAGgtactgtgttttctttttgttgtgttAGTCTGCAGTCTTTTCCAAGGAGGGGCTCTGAGCCAGCCAGGCACAAAAGAACTTCATTTGTGGTGGTCTGTAAGGACTCAGTTAATCAGCAGTGATAACtacatttctgcatttccatttattttgcaACTGTTTTAGATAGTGTGATTTGTATTTGACCTTTTAGTTTTAATagacaaaataaaagcacaaaacagACACTGGGTTTCTCTGAATTCTGAGCTTATTAactgcttttctgtctcttctgtttcttctgaatttcagtgttGAGCTATTCCAGAAGCTGGACCCCAGTGCAGTGACCATGGCTGCCAAGGCCTCGTTTGAGGAGGCTTTTTTGGGCCTGCAGAAGCTGTTGGCAGCAGTGAAGGACATCCATGAGGGCATTGGCAGGTGAGCACTGCAGCTGGGCACAAAATGTGTGACAGACAGTCACAAAggtctgaaatatttcagcacCAAACCACTCTTCATTCTGTGTGCTTGGTGACACAATTTGCAGTAAAAATCCTGCTGTCAAGGCTGCCTTGAACCATTGGTAGCAAAAGATCATGGAAGTGTTGCAGACATGGGGATCTCTTGTAGGGAATTGCCTTCTGTGTCTGGGATTTGTTTTCCGGTGTTTGACCAGCAAGTCGCCTCTGCTGAGATGTAACTGGAGCTATTAATGATTATGATTAATACATCGGCTCTGATGGCAGGAACTTTGAATTATTGTGAGCACAATTGAACATTTGTGTTTCAAATGTGAGGCCCACTCAGATGGGGGCAAAGTTTCAATGGAGTGAAGGATATAAAGTTTTGGGATATAAAGTTCCCAGTTTGAGTGTTCTTCTTGACAGCCGTAACAAAGACAATCAGCTGCAttctctctttaggcaggatAAGATCCCCTCTGtcttcatagaatcacagaatgatttgagttgggagggaccttaaagcccatccactgccacccctgccatgggcacggGCACCtcccactagcccaggttgctccaaaccccatccagcctggccttggacatttccagggatccaggggcagccacagcttctctgagcaccctgtaccagggcctccccaccctcacaatTCTTTCCCAGTATCCCACCTAACCCGGCCTTCTGCTGTTGTATTTACAGCACTATAAACTGGAAGTTTCAGGAAGAATCTCCTGTGTCATCTTGgcttattcctttttttcatgGCAGTGAAATATAGATCTATTTAAAGAATTATAGTCTCTCAAAtagaaataattgaaatattataaaattaGAGGCAGAAAAATATGGGTAGAAATGTGGGCTTGAGCAGCTGAGTGTTCATGGATTAAGTTTAttgctggtggg
This genomic interval carries:
- the SWT1 gene encoding transcriptional protein SWT1 isoform X1, translated to MSKKKQKKLAGKEACLDGQDDKNSEDTRSYKHTVKGETELQRSKPEKDGQEKKRHRSSRAFHDADGRSREKSPRRSKTPDGSSVQPEKQKKIVIQFKAKEIKHGKTTRTPDVVTASKERSRSDGIEGKRLWHSFELQRDKALKKKREKAELCKLKLKAEQAMIEKFKSSVYEVPHKKAEGSKKQSENVRIPKKSPDSSAGTGHGDRAANKEPSALSSFWEEEEEEEYKDFAVKKRHTSKHRSSHSSSETPPRRDSRKRKKHSAGSPKAPERSGTKEGHLEATALCFKQNVEVPCTSDSYQGGEVRKPVPVSKSSEDSPPLQDSQNAETDQEMQIVEDLHVARVEKRMALSVVQTCGELTSMEIDLPEQDLNISAGAFSSGLNILVVIDTNIMISHLEFVRSLKSEDIPGVDRLTLIIPWVVLQELDNLKKGRMLQHVRDKAIPAVQFIYKCLKNQDSKLWGQSMQLASEKMYGLSDENNDDRVLQCCLQYQKLFPQALVVLCTDDKNLCNKAIVSEVKAFCKADLVTALQNVNANRPQSSEELQQPKQDAELGKTRGSAGFTAQFPNVIPDLERNLGEALSCILETEMKLAFGNLWMEILYLKPPWTLANLLKCYKKHWMAVFGYVVPRSLLSTIECLSKHLYADKPFDSSTVHILLQESKKLLHAFSCRSDYNGVLPQAYAEVTKLCETLGEVRADSEQDLSEDIMVLSENAACEKMEATVPNLQSTEEKELYPSFHVAQENRHQEIWSVLEGVWNTMNLYSVELFQKLDPSAVTMAAKASFEEAFLGLQKLLAAVKDIHEGIGRILTPTSSFQDIWTLYSVLRRHEINNSLKFTAEELYECVSQELYRERLEVGCCQLAQLEQTLEQCQASVHREAESRGWL
- the SWT1 gene encoding transcriptional protein SWT1 isoform X2 → MSKKKQKKLAGKEACLDGQDDKNSEDTRSYKHTVKGETELQRSKPEKDGQEKKRHRSSRAFHDADGRSREKSPRRSKTPDGSSVQPEKQKKIVIQFKAKEIKHGKTTRTPDVVTASKERSRSDGIEGKRLWHSFELQRDKALKKKREKAELCKLKLKAEQAMIEKFKSSVYEVPHKKAEGSKKQSENVRIPKKSPDSSAGTGHGDRAANKEPSALSSFWEEEEEEEYKDFAVKKRHTSKHRSSHSSSETPPRRDSRKRKKHSAGSPKAPERSGTKEGHLEATALCFKQNVEVPCTSDSYQGGEVRKPVPVSKSSEDSPPLQDSQNAETDQEMQIVEDLHVARVEKRMALSVVQTCGELTSMEIDLPEQDLNISAGAFSSGLNILVVIDTNIMISHLEFVRSLKSEDIPGVDRLTLIIPWVVLQELDNLKKGRMLQHVRDKAIPAVQFIYKCLKNQDSKLWGQSMQLASEKMYGLSDENNDDRVLQCCLQYQKLFPQALVVLCTDDKNLCNKAIVSEVKAFCKADLVTALQNVNANRPQSSEELQQPKQDAELGKTRGSAGFTAQFPNVIPDLERNLGEALSCILETEMKLAFGNLWMEILYLKPPWTLANLLKCYKKHWMAVFGYVVPRSLLSTIECLSKHLYAVHILLQESKKLLHAFSCRSDYNGVLPQAYAEVTKLCETLGEVRADSEQDLSEDIMVLSENAACEKMEATVPNLQSTEEKELYPSFHVAQENRHQEIWSVLEGVWNTMNLYSVELFQKLDPSAVTMAAKASFEEAFLGLQKLLAAVKDIHEGIGRILTPTSSFQDIWTLYSVLRRHEINNSLKFTAEELYECVSQELYRERLEVGCCQLAQLEQTLEQCQASVHREAESRGWL